The genomic DNA GTAACTTCAGTGTCTTTCTGTGAATGCATTAGTAtgcccagttttttttttttacattatccAGCACTGCATAGTAGAGATGTCTATAGGTTAGCCTACACAGACTTTTCATATATTGTGCATTTCACACGGTCTCTATAGAGAATGCATATATGTGAAAACCAGCTGTAGCTGACTTGAGAGAAGGAGGCCTACCTCTTTGCTGTTCTCGCTGTAGAAGATCCCCAGCACAAACATGTAGATGAGCGGGATGAAGAAGGTGGAGTGAGTGTAGAACTTCTGCTCCTTCATGAAGACGTCGGCGCGGTCGCACAAGTAGAAGTAAGCCATGATGAGGCCCATCTTGCACAAGGCCAACAGTGGGCCGCGGGAGTTGAGGGCAGCCGCCACCGCCGAGCCgggcttcttcttctcctcgcCGCACTCCACGTCGACAGGTGCCGGCGGACGGCTCTTGCGCTGGCGCCGGTAGCCGAGGACGTGGAGCGCCAGGAAGCCCGCAGCGCAGGCCAGGAAGGCTATGGCCGTCAGCTTCTGCAGGCCACTGGTGGCGGGGAGGGCCTGGCAGCAGGAGCCGTCGATGGGCCGGAGGACCTTGTTGCAGACAGCGTTCATCATCACCATCGCGCCCTGGTTGGGAGGATGGGAGGGAGTGGCGTGAGACAAGGTGTGCCATGTgagtgtaactgtgtgtgaatgtcttaGCGAGTCTCTATGTacgaatgagtgtgtgtgagtgtgagtgtgtatgtgtgtgtgtgtgtgtagatctgaTGATACGATACATCACAATATTTGGGCCACTCTACAATATTATTGCAACTCCTTATGTTTTACGATACAGCCAGTATCGTGATTCAATTCTGCAATACATTACAATTTATTTCTAGTCATTTAGAGTCTGCAGCCATCTTGGCTAAAAATTGGTAAAATTGTCTCACAGTGTCAGATGCTCAGACAGACTCATACTAACTGTAATATACACTGTGACAcatcaagggcacaacagtggcagccgggaattgaacccacaacttttctggctgctGCATCCTTGGCCACTATGGCACCATCACAACTATGAATAATTCAATATTGTGATACTTTGTTCTGCAGCAATATAATATATAGTgccaaaaaaacaatgcaatacTACAATACTTTATATAAGAGCAGTGGCAACATAAAAATGTTCTTAGATTAACTTATCTTTGTCTATATTCACCAAGTCACAGGAAACCATGTAAATAAGCCCTcctactcccacacacacacactacacacacacacacacagtcactgctccactcccgcccacacacacatcttcactgtcatcactcacatacattacatacaacacacacaccaaaggtatttaaaacttgtgactctctctacaggttgcccgctgatcattagtggggtgtaactgtagttctgctgctgccttctgtaatccactaccatttccttggttttattgatattcagtgtcaagctgttagattgacaccactgtgccacctcatcaacctgatccaagtagaactgttcattgttgttactaatcaggcccaagatcactgtgtcatctgcaaacttgatgatggaggtatgactactgttggctttgcagtcatgtgtgtagatgttgtacagcagtggactcaaaacacagccttggggagcaccagtgctgatggttaatgagtcagatgtcagaccccccactctaaccacttgtgaacggttggtgaggaagtcaaatatccagtgacacagggtggtgttcagtcctaaggccttcatctttgtgaccaaggtgagaggtactatcgtgttgaatgctgaactaaagtcaatgaacagcatcctcacataattcccattcccctcctccaggtgagttaaggttatttcatcaggaagcttctccaacacacatccccaacatacttacagcacactgcccccccccccccaatacacagcacattgtctcatgaggaagcttctccaacacacatattgcacactgccctctccccacatacacagcacactatcccatctcccctgtcatccccccaacacacacaccaagacctctggcagttgggttagccccttgagccgtggatctgcccaaggtttcttccttggtaagggagtttttccttgcccctgttgctcttgggtgctccttgttggtgccccccacccaatcccaatcctccccacctttttttatgcagcccttgccacttaatctactaaaccctcttctactgcactttttacccccattaatgcacaaataggctgacaccagacataatttcactgcatttcttacttccagtaactatatgcatgtgacaataaacttccttgtatccttgtactcCTGCAAATACCCATAACTCTAACTCCACATCTTCCCTTGGCTCTTCTATCTACTCACAAACAAAGCGCCATTATAAATAGAACACCAACCACATCTCCGGTGCCCTCGGGCACGTGCAAGCCGTCGTCAGACTGGGCGACCGTTTCCATGGCAGCTTGCCGGGAGGCCTTCAGAAAGCGGATCCTGGCCTTAGCGTTCTTCTTGCTGCTGTTGAGGGCGCTCACCGCCGCCTCGTTATACATGTCGATCTGCTCGTTGGTGATCATCTTATGGGTCTCGCTCAGCAGCTCCTCAGAGACAGGATCTGGAACACGGCATTAACTATTATAAACAACTGTTATACACGAAGGGAGAAGACCAATGGAGGACCATATCCACTTCTGTAAGAAACTGCAtccactcaaaaaaaaaaaaaaaaacaagataaaTAGGCCTCTTGCCTACCTTGCAAAACCCAGTAGACCTCGGTGTCCACAGCTAGGGTCTCCAGCAATGGTGCTATGGCCGTGATGTTGGCTTTGTAGTGGAGCACGGTTTCGCTGCTGCCGCTGTGGAGTTTGATGGACCACTACACAGACAGACCACATAATGATCAGGGTGATGGTATTTCAAAGCCTGGGAAGGCTTTTCAGCCAGCACATAAACTTCCAGAGGACCATAATTTGTGTTGTAGTGTCTATTGTTTTAGTGGTCCTGTTTTGCACCTAGTGAATGAGTGTATTCCAATGCTGAAGATTTTTATGTGCGTGTCAAAATTAAATATAGATATGTAGTGTCAGAATGAACACAAAAGGAGCAGAATGATGCTGTTACACTGATGCTCCACCGGAAATACACTGCTGTCTGAAAAGCCTTCCGTGGCATATAGTCTTTCACTCACCGTTGCGGCACCCATTATGATGACATCTGGTTTTGCAGacatctgcaaaaaaaaaaaaaaaaacattgtcagATCTAGCAGTCTCTAAAATACAACGGGCCCCAATTtgaagtctaactaaagcttgCTTAATAATGAAGCAAAATCTAATTTAATGTAATACCACAAGATAGGTCCTAAGCACAAACAACGGTGGGTCAGCTAAAAGCTCTCACACCACATGATGCTGTTAGTTCGTGAGTAGAGAACTTTGCACTTTACCCAGAATTTATATCAGGGCTCCACTGTGTAactgcatcacacacaaatgaaataaAGAGAATTATTAAGATATTGTCCGCACCTCTATATATGCTTGAAGATGTTCCTTCAGAGAGTTGTTCACTTCTGTGTACCAAAAGAAATTCTGCAAAggaagtagatagatagatagatagatagatagatagatactttattgatccccaaggggaaattcaaggtctcagtagcatacagacatcacacacaacatgcactaacagcagaaaaagtaatataagtatataatataaaaaacaactaagcaataaggacagtagaagataaagaacatacaaattatactaaataacactaaatctaaatcaagtcttaaacagtatccacatagtgtgcttaggggtgattaagcattaggtgcttgcaatgactgaggcagggactgagcctgtgattctctgtacatagtaaggtaaggtgctctatgagagtgagACTTAATCATCTATGGGCTATTTTTACCTTCCTTGCTATTATTTTTTGCAGGCTTAGGAAATAGATTAAAGCAAGTACAGGAAATGTTGCCTGTGTACACAAATTTGAGGatcattatgcaaattacaAGCTCACCACATTGAGTGAGGAGGCCCGATCTTCGAAGGGGATATTTTCAtgctggtgagagagagaaagagagagcgatggagagaTTTCAGGAACTGAAAAGATTTTCTTTTGCACAATGTAATGGCAAATACACTGTGTATACTTAGAGGGAGAATGTAACTTATGACTGCAAATTATCTTATTTTTCCATATTCAAAGGTCAAAGATATTCAGAAACATAATAAGccatgtaaatgtaaacgtGTCAGTCAGGACCAACCTTAATTCCTTCGTTTCTGTAGTCAGGGTAAATAATTTTGACATAGGAATAAAAAAGTTGCCGAATTCTGGAGTCACCAATAAATGCCACACTCTTGTGGCTGAGGCAAAACTTGGCTTCACTGCAAAATAAAAAACCTTGTGATTAAACCTGAAACGAGTGAATGTTCTGTAAACTAAAGCCTACAAGACTCAAAAAGGGAACTGAAGTTTACCCTGACTAGTTTAGAAATAGGCTAGGCGTTTCCTAAACCAGACCGGTGGTCTGCGACCACCACTGACTTACGTGCTTTTGTACTTGTGCATCATACAGCCATAAGGCTGCCACACGTTCTCCCCCAAAAACCGACCGCTTGACAGCAGCCACTCACATGTGTCTCCACCTATGGGAAGAACCAACAAATATCAAATGATCTACATTAACATCCCAATGTTGCCTTTATTTCATCTGTCAGTAATGCGAAATTGGAACACATAGCCAACAAGAACCTTGAGAGAACTGCTACTGGATAATGCACTAAATAAGTTTGGCAAAAGATAATTTGACCACTACCTCCCTTAGCATTTGTGACGGTCTTGACAGAACCGAACACAACACATCTTAATTTCAGCCAAACTTAATGATCAGAATGTCACATAGCAACTAGCTTTTCGAAAACACcaacaaaatatttgaaagaTCACAACCCTAGGGTGGAATGCATTCGCGAGAGGTTATTTTTGCCCATGAACAATAGGATCAGGCcataccaaagatccttgattactagctccgctttaaccctctctggccaTACCTGTCTGGTTAGATTGAGGTTGCTGCTTGAAACCAAACAGGACACATTTTGCCTGTCATGAAGCTGCACTGTTGCAGGACCTGATAGCTGTGTAGCAAATTATAATCTCTGTGTCGTCGCTAGCATTTTAGCAGATACCCTACCCTTGGATTTAACAGAATGGGTTCATTATTTCCCTTTCTTTTCAACTTAACTTAGCTGGCTTATCAAACGTGAACGAGACAAGCTACTGAGTAAATGAACGGCTAGACAGCTCAACGTTCACGTTACAGTGCTGTAGAACTGATAATCTACTTTTCGAACACTACAAGACCACGGAAACACTGGTATTGATATTGTCAGTGACAGCAGGCTACTGATCTTGGTTAACATTAGATAACAGTTAGCAAGTTACAGCCAGCTACAGCTTGTTGTGGTAGCTAACATTAGCGACTCAACTGCATGAACGATGTAAACACGGATGACGACCGAAATCCACCTGCAGTAACTAGCAGCTAGCATCTATCCTGCCAAACGGCGTGTTTCATGGTGAAGTTAAACAGAAATCAAACAGCAGGTCATGCAATTATGTTCAGGCAGTTATGTTCATTTTGACAAAAAACAAGGACTATCAGATCCCGAAACTCGATTTTTTCTTGATGAATTACTCGCTAGCAGACAGCTCATTTTAACATTAGCTGGCACGAAGCAGCTAGCTTGCTATCGCTGCATGTAACGATAGCAGCTGCCTGGCCGGACTTCATAGCCTTAATTAGAGCAGCACACTTACCTCCATAGTACCGCGATGCAGAGTGAAATGCGATAAGAAGAACGACAGCGGTAAACGAGAGTAACTTTGCATTTTTAATACTAAAATACTGATTTATTTCTCGTTTGCCCAGGCTGTAGGCCAGGACCGCCATCTTGGCTCCTCCATGACAACAAGCAGATAGACGATCAACAGTAGCGGAGTACTCGAACTGACAGCACACCGTCTCGGTGGTTGGGCGCATAGCTGGGTCTGTCATTTCGTCTGCTGCTCCTAGTGCATTGGCTGCCTCACCGGGGCCAGCTTCTTCAGCATGTTCTTCAGGTACAATGAGAGGCTCTTCATCCATTACTAAAACTAAAACTACGTGTATGTATGGAATTTGAGAATGTAGATCGTGGAGGTAGCCTGTACGGAATAGCGTGTGGGTGTGTAATGTTTTTCTATGTCACCTGAGATTGCTTTTGAAATGCCGTAAGTCCTGTCGAACAAGAAAAACAGCTTTCTTTGTTGTTCGAAGCAGCTGTGCTTATTGTAGAATCTAATGTTATAGGCCGGTAAGGAGCACAACACAAGTTCTATATTTCTAATGTACGAAAAAAGCCtatcattcaaacacacacgttGAAACCCACAGCAGACAGTCTGCCCTAGTCCTTCCCGGAAGAAAGGAGCGGTCTATGCATGGATAAGTAACATTA from Alosa alosa isolate M-15738 ecotype Scorff River chromosome 20, AALO_Geno_1.1, whole genome shotgun sequence includes the following:
- the casd1 gene encoding N-acetylneuraminate 9-O-acetyltransferase isoform X1 encodes the protein MDEEPLIVPEEHAEEAGPGEAANALGAADEMTDPAMRPTTETVCCQFEYSATVDRLSACCHGGAKMAVLAYSLGKREINQYFSIKNAKLLSFTAVVLLIAFHSASRYYGGGDTCEWLLSSGRFLGENVWQPYGCMMHKYKSTEAKFCLSHKSVAFIGDSRIRQLFYSYVKIIYPDYRNEGIKHENIPFEDRASSLNVNFFWYTEVNNSLKEHLQAYIEMSAKPDVIIMGAATWSIKLHSGSSETVLHYKANITAIAPLLETLAVDTEVYWVLQDPVSEELLSETHKMITNEQIDMYNEAAVSALNSSKKNAKARIRFLKASRQAAMETVAQSDDGLHVPEGTGDVGAMVMMNAVCNKVLRPIDGSCCQALPATSGLQKLTAIAFLACAAGFLALHVLGYRRQRKSRPPAPVDVECGEEKKKPGSAVAAALNSRGPLLALCKMGLIMAYFYLCDRADVFMKEQKFYTHSTFFIPLIYMFVLGIFYSENSKETKFLNREQTDEWKGWMQLVILIYHISGASAFLPVYMHVRVLVAAYLFQTGYGHFSFFWLKGDFGLYRVCQVLFRLNFLVVVLCLVMDRPYQFYYFVPLVTFWFVVVYATMALWPQIQQKKANASGIWNLGILMKLLGLLVFICVFAYSQVFFESVFSVWPISKLFELKGDIHEWWFRWKLDRFAVIHGMVFAFMYLALQKCQLLSEGKGEPLFSTRVSNFLIFVSVVSFMTYSIWASSCKNKTECNKMHPYISVVQILAFVLIRNIPGYARSLYSSFFAWFGRISLELFICQYHIWLAADTKGILVLVPGNPSLNIIVSTFIFVCVAHEISQITNDLAQVAIPKENGPLLKRMLAMGVFLAVVLLLSRDH